The DNA region TCAACACGTATTTCTACCGCAAAAGCGGGATCCCCGACGAACGGGGCAGACGGATTTATTAATTTAGGAAACCAAGATCGTCATTGTACGATTCAATTTCATTTACGGACTTATTTCGGAGGGATGGGAAGCCATTCCTCTTTTTTCGTTGGCGCGTTTTGTATGCCTCTCATTGGAATTATCCAATAGAGCTTCAGAATGGTAACTTCCGCTGCTGGCTAGATTGGATTTTTCCAATAGATTCGGAACGAAAGCCGGCAAAAGTGCCGAACTGCTGCAAATCTATTGGATTTTTCCAATCAACGTACTATCGGAGCCGCTAATCAAGCCAATCTATTGGATTTTTCCAACGTGGGGAACACGGGTTAAGCCGGCAAAAGAGCAAGCAGTTAAAAAAAATTGAAACTGAACCGTCCAGACGGTATAGTATATTCGGAGGTGATTTCATGGACGGCTCAAAAAAAGCTTCCAAACGGAACGCGATATTACAGGCTGCCGCAAAAGTGGCTAGAGAAAGCGGCGTTGAGCATCTAACCCTGGATGCCGTCGCCCAAGAAGCTGGAGTCAGCAAAGGCGGCCTGCTTTATCATTTCCCGAACAAGGAGGAATTGATCTCGGGCATGGTCAAGCAATTTTCCGATGACTTCGTCGGCAGCGTCAGGACCCGGGCGGACAAGGACCCGAGTGAAAAAGGGAAGTGGATCAGAGCCTATATGGAGACAACCCATGATTCGATAAAACACGAAAACGGCATGTCGATCGCGCTCTCCACCGCGCTTTTCACCAATCCGCATCTTTTGCGGGAAATGCAGGCCGAATACCGGGAGCTCCAAAAAAGCATCGAAAATGACGGATTGGATCCCGTGGTTTCGACACTCTTCAGACTTGCCGCCGACGGTCTGTGGTTTGCCGAAATGTTTGGATTTGCCCCGCCGGATCAAGCATTAAAAGAAAAGGTGCTCCGCTATATCGCAAACAGGATCGAGGAGGAAAAATAGTGGCTTATTTATTTCTGATGATATCTATCGCCAGCGAACTGATCGGAACTTCAATGCTTAAAGCTTCCCAAGGATTTACCAAATTAGCGCCTTCGATCATCACGGTCGCGGCCTTCGTTTGCGCCTTTTATTTTTTGTCGCTGTCGCTCAAAACGATTCCGCTTAATGCCGCTTACGCCATTTGGTCCGGGCTCGGTTCCGTATTGACGGTCATCATCTCCGTACTCATTTGGAAGGAGAAGATCAATGCCGGCAGTATTGTCGGTATCGCTTTGATTATTGCCGGGGTGGTGATCCTCCAGATGCTTGGTCCCGGACACGGTTCGTCAAATGACGAAGCGAAACAGGAAGCAGCTATAGTTCAAAAAGAATAAATTCGACCGACACCGCCACAGCGGGACAAAACAGAAGGGGGCAATCTCGCCTTAACCCAGCAATCTAAAAATTGGCCTTTAGAATAGCGGCATTTGATGCACTTATTATCAGGAACCCCATCATGTTTAATTCATTAGCGGCATTTGATGCACTTATTTTCCGATGACTGGACCAGAACGCTGGATTTTCCAAAGGATTCGGGAAAATAGCGGCATCAATGCCCTCTATTTCTTTCAAGTGGGGGGATATCGCCGGAATAAGGACATTTTTTGCACCTATGTTGTGCGCTTCTGGAGTTTCTTCTAAGTCAGCCTGGCCCGCCGCTTTAGTTTTTAGCGGGTTGTCCCCTTTTTTCGTGATATTTTAAAAGAAATCGAGGATTCCTCTTCTACAAGCGCTTTCATGCTCACCTTATACTTGAATTAAATCAAGAAACAAGATTGAACGAACAGAGGTGAGCAAGCATGAAAAGTTCCCCAGCCGTTGCCGCAACCGACGCGCCCAAGCCCATCGCCAAAAAGCGCCGGGCCAAGCCGAAGAAATGGAATGCCCCGGTCGCCGGCTATTTGTTTATTTCGCCATGGCTGCTCGGTTTTATCGGCCTGACGGCGTATCCGCTTTTTTTGTCGCTATACTATTCATTTACCGACTATACCTTGATGGAGCCAATCAATTGGGTCGGCACCCGCAACTATGAACTGATCTTCACCGCGGACTCCAAATTCGTCAACTCCGTAAAGGTGACATTCCTGTACGTCCTGGCGTCGGTTCCCTTAAAGCTGATCGCCGCGCTGCTCGTGGCGATGATCTTGAACAAGGCGGTCCGGGGCATCGGCCTCTACCGGACGGCGATTTATTTCCCTTCGCTGATCGGCGGGAGCATCGCGGTGTCGCTTTTGTGGCGCAACATTTTCGGCGTGGACGGCATCTTCAACAAAATCATCGCCGTGTTCGGGATCGAGGGCAAAGGGTGGATCACCAGTCCCGACACCGCGCTCAGCACGCTGGTGCTGCTGACCGTATGGCAGTTCGGCTCCTCGATGGTCATTTTCCTGGCCGGTTTGAAGCAGATTCCAAACGACTTGTACGAGGCTTCGGCGGTGGACGGCGCCGGCCGGTTCCGCCAGTTCTTCAACATCACGCTGCCGATGCTGTCGCCGGTTCTCTATTTCAACCTGATCATGGGCGTGATCAACGCCTTCCAAATGTTTACATCGGCGTTTGTCATCACGAACGGCGGGCCGATGAACTCGACTTACGTGTATGCCCTATACCTTTACGAACGGGCGTTTAGCCGCTATCAGCTCGGTTATTCCTCGGCGCTCGCCTGGATCATGCTGGCTATGATCGTGGTCGCCACGCTGATCATCGCCGGCAGCTCGAAATATTGGGTGTTCTACGAAACGGAGACGGAAGGGAGAAAAGGCAGATGACGTTCAAATGGAAGCCGCTGATCCGGCACGCGTTTATGATTATGTTCAGCCTCGTTATGATTTATCCGGTGCTTTGGTGGATCGGCGCCTCGCTCAAAACGAACAGCGAGCTGGCTTCGCCGAATATTTTCCCGTCGGCGCCGCAGTGGAGCAATTTCGTCAAGGGGTGGAACTCGGTTCCGGGCCATTCCTTTAGCGACTTTTATCTCAATACCTTTGGCCTTGAGCTGGCTGTGATGGCCGCCACGCTCGTGTCCAGCACGCTGGTGGCGTTTGGCTTCGGGAGGCTGAATTTTCCGCTGAAAAACCTCTGGTTCTCCCTGTTCATGCTGACGCTGATGATGCCCGGACAAGTGCTGATCATCCCGCAGTACGCCTTGTTTCATCAGCTCGGTTGGGTCAATACGTATTGGCCGTTTATCGTGCCCCATATGCTGGCGGGCGGCGCGGGCGGAACGTTTTTCGTATTCCTGCTGATCCAGTTCGTGCGCGGCATTCCCAAGGAGCTCGACGAATCGGCCAAGATCGACGGCTGCTCCTGGTTCGGAATCTACCTGCGCGTGGTGATGCCGCTGATGAAACCGGCGATCGTCACGGTGATGATTTTCTGCTTCCTGTGGAATTGGGACGATTTCCTCGGCCATCTGCTGTACTTGAACTCGGTCGACAAATATACGGTCAGCCTGGCGCTGCGAATGATCAACGATTCCCAGTCGGCGCAGGAGTGGGGGCAGCTATTGGCGATGTCGCTCGTTTCCATCGTTCCGGCCACCGTCATCTTTATGTTTCTGCAAAAATATTTCGTCGAGGGGATTGCCACGACCGGAATAAAGGGATAAGGGCGGCTTGCGGCAAATTAAATAACGGTAAAGCGTGAAATAACGTTTCGCGGCTTTACCGTTTTTTGCCTTGACTTGAAGGGAGTGCAGCTAAAGAATGACCAATCCTTTTAAAAAATACCGCATCGACAGTCTCTTTTTCCGCAGCTTTGCCGTGCTTATGATCCTTGTGCTGCTGTGCATCGCCTGGGCTAGCTACCGCATCTCCTCCAATTCGCTGGTGCGGAC from Paenibacillus macerans includes:
- a CDS encoding TetR/AcrR family transcriptional regulator yields the protein MDGSKKASKRNAILQAAAKVARESGVEHLTLDAVAQEAGVSKGGLLYHFPNKEELISGMVKQFSDDFVGSVRTRADKDPSEKGKWIRAYMETTHDSIKHENGMSIALSTALFTNPHLLREMQAEYRELQKSIENDGLDPVVSTLFRLAADGLWFAEMFGFAPPDQALKEKVLRYIANRIEEEK
- a CDS encoding carbohydrate ABC transporter permease — encoded protein: MKSSPAVAATDAPKPIAKKRRAKPKKWNAPVAGYLFISPWLLGFIGLTAYPLFLSLYYSFTDYTLMEPINWVGTRNYELIFTADSKFVNSVKVTFLYVLASVPLKLIAALLVAMILNKAVRGIGLYRTAIYFPSLIGGSIAVSLLWRNIFGVDGIFNKIIAVFGIEGKGWITSPDTALSTLVLLTVWQFGSSMVIFLAGLKQIPNDLYEASAVDGAGRFRQFFNITLPMLSPVLYFNLIMGVINAFQMFTSAFVITNGGPMNSTYVYALYLYERAFSRYQLGYSSALAWIMLAMIVVATLIIAGSSKYWVFYETETEGRKGR
- a CDS encoding DMT family transporter; the encoded protein is MVAYLFLMISIASELIGTSMLKASQGFTKLAPSIITVAAFVCAFYFLSLSLKTIPLNAAYAIWSGLGSVLTVIISVLIWKEKINAGSIVGIALIIAGVVILQMLGPGHGSSNDEAKQEAAIVQKE
- a CDS encoding carbohydrate ABC transporter permease, with protein sequence MTFKWKPLIRHAFMIMFSLVMIYPVLWWIGASLKTNSELASPNIFPSAPQWSNFVKGWNSVPGHSFSDFYLNTFGLELAVMAATLVSSTLVAFGFGRLNFPLKNLWFSLFMLTLMMPGQVLIIPQYALFHQLGWVNTYWPFIVPHMLAGGAGGTFFVFLLIQFVRGIPKELDESAKIDGCSWFGIYLRVVMPLMKPAIVTVMIFCFLWNWDDFLGHLLYLNSVDKYTVSLALRMINDSQSAQEWGQLLAMSLVSIVPATVIFMFLQKYFVEGIATTGIKG